The Candidatus Obscuribacterales bacterium genome includes the window TGGCGATGATAGTCGGTGGCTTTCGGCAATTGTCCCGCCGCATAGCAAACGCTGGCCAAGTTTTTCAGCACTTGCCCTTGGGTGCGGAGATCGTCCATTTGCCGAGTGACGACCAACAGTTGCTCATAATAGTCAAGGGTTTTGGAATAATTGGCATTAGAATGATGGGCATTGCCAAGATTACGCAAGACTTGACTTTCAACCCGCAGGTCATGCATAGGGCGAACCAAGGCTAGGGCCTGTTCATAAAAAGCGATCGCTGTGTCACAATCTCCAATCGCTTTATAGGCCATACCCAGATTGTTCAGCGCAGCCACCTCACCCCGCTGATCATCAATAGCCCGAGAAATATTAAGACTTTCCAGCTTGTAGGTAATGGCAATCTCATGGTTGCCCATGTGACGATAGGCATTACCCAGAGTACCTAAAGCCTGGCGCTCCGTGCGGCGATCGCCTGCATGACGGGCCGCATCTAAGCCTTGGTGAGCTTCAGTAATCGAGTCGCGGTAGTTGCCTAAGGCATAGTAGACCAACCCTAGGGCACTGTGGGTTCGCCCCAGCCCTTCAGAGCTGTGCTCGTGTTGGTAGTCCATTAAGGCCTGTTGCAGCAGGCCAATCGCTTCATCAAAGCGCCGGTGATGATACAGATCAACACCCGATTTCAATGCACGGTCGGCGGCGCTTTCAACCCCTTGCTTGTCTTGGCTAGACATACCCCTACTTGACTCACTACATAGCGGCGTCGATAACGTCCCCTGT containing:
- a CDS encoding tetratricopeptide repeat protein, with protein sequence MSSQDKQGVESAADRALKSGVDLYHHRRFDEAIGLLQQALMDYQHEHSSEGLGRTHSALGLVYYALGNYRDSITEAHQGLDAARHAGDRRTERQALGTLGNAYRHMGNHEIAITYKLESLNISRAIDDQRGEVAALNNLGMAYKAIGDCDTAIAFYEQALALVRPMHDLRVESQVLRNLGNAHHSNANYSKTLDYYEQLLVVTRQMDDLRTQGQVLKNLASVCYAAGQLPKATDYHRQRLVLVRSLCDRRAEEQTLENLGVIYDALGEYDKSIYYYEQRLEVVRSLPDWELERQTLKCLENLCHAIGDYARMSRYTHEAITLDSQGAVA